In one window of Helianthus annuus cultivar XRQ/B chromosome 17, HanXRQr2.0-SUNRISE, whole genome shotgun sequence DNA:
- the LOC110920793 gene encoding casein kinase II subunit beta-1 translates to MYREKGGGGSKGKMDRSLTPTSSKGLNSNGKDVSKDRSSPGSSKIPSFSRSSYPNKKPSKGEENVVEESETDSEESDVSGSDEEDTSWISWFCNLRGNEFFCEVDENYIQDDFNLCGLSSQVPYYEYALDLILDVESSHGDMFSEEQNEIFESAAEMLYGLIHVRYILTTKGLAAMLEKYKNAEFGRCPRVLCCGQPCLPVGQSDISRQSNVKIFCPKCEDIYTPQSRFQDNLDGAFFGSTFPHLFLMTYGHLKPQKTSQDYIPRVFGFKVHKP, encoded by the exons ATGTACAGGGAGAAAGGTGGAGGAGGATCCAAGGGTAAAATGGACCGATCTTTAACACCCAcaagttcaaaaggattgaattCAAACGGGAAAGATGTTAGTAAAGATCGTTCGTCACCTGGAAGTTCAAAGATTCCATCTTTTTCTAGGTCTTCTTATCCCAATAAGAAACCCtcaaaag gAGAGGAAAATGTAGTAGAGGAATCTGAAACGGATAGCGAGGAATCGGATGTTAGCGGGTCTGATGAGGAGGACACATCGTGGATATCATGGTTTTGCAACCTGCGCGGAAACGAGTTTTTCTGTGAAGTCGATGAGAATTACATCCAAGATGATTTTAATCTCTGTGGTTTGAGCAGCCAAGTTCCCTATTATGAGTACGCTCTTGATTTGATCCTGGACGTTGAATCCTCTCATG GCGATATGTTTTCAGAAGAACAAAACGAGATATTCGAATCAGCAGCGGAGATGCTTTATGGTCTTATTCACGTGCGATATATCTTAACAACCAAAGGATTAGCAGccatg CTCGAGAAATACAAGAACGCAGAATTTGGTAGATGCCCAAGAGTTTTATGCTGCGGTCAACCCTGTCTTCCCGTTGGTCAATCGGACATTTCTCGACAAAGCAACGTAAAAATATTCTGTCCGAAATGTGAAGATATTTATACCCCACAATCCAGGTTTCAAGACA ATCTTGATGGAGCCTTTTTCGGGTCAACATTTCCGCACTTGTTCCTGATGACGTACGGACACCTCAAACCGCAAAAAACATCACAAGATTACATACCTCGAGTCTTCGGCTTCAAGGTCCACAAGCCATGA
- the LOC110921102 gene encoding uncharacterized protein LOC110921102, with the protein MGRRQIDSEPTRWVAVILLLMGVISCSVVYMFMSVILRPVVQESKSLSILDGESVEVVGSDGGCCRGIDKVELWGSAVKWGSDFKFNSSVECCDACKAMCSGKGGPCLCDSWVFCGDPEACGSKFGECWLKKQSDPLAPDRQEAGDNTIWTSGLVYGKGEGIVKMKTLHGTLHIKLLPECAPRSVMYILELLTMRHCAGCQFYRAEGRGQSWDSKGNHIKSASFGPPFALVQGTLEAEGVAFKKIPIEECPVIQRGSVAWIDSGPEFFISLANHEEWKNTYTVFGYVLPEDMEIAEKIATLPTVSDVWNNINVSVLEKPVSISVSRVNKVSK; encoded by the exons ATGGGTCGGAGACAGATCGATTCGGAACCCACCCGTTGGGTCGCTGTGATCCTTCTCTTGATGGGTGTTATTTCTTGTTCGGTTGTGTATATGTTCATGTCTGTGATTTTGAGACCTGTTGTTCAAGAGAGTAAAAGTTTGTCAATTTTGGATGGTGAATCTGTGGAAGTGGTGGGGAGTGATGGTGGGTGTTGTAGAGGGATTGATAAGGTTGAGCTTTGGGGTTCTGCTGTGAAATGGGGTTCGGATTTTAAGTTTAATTCGTCTGTTGAGTGTTGTGATGCGTGTAAGGCGATGTGTAGTGGTAAAGGTGGGCCTTGTTTGTGTGATTCTTGGGTGTTTTGTGGGGATCCTGAAGCTTGTGGGTCGAAATTTGGGGAG TGTTGGTTGAAGAAACAAAGCGATCCTTTGGCTCCCGATAGGCAAGAAGCAGGAGACAACACAATTTGGACTTCTGGCCTTGTTTATGGAAAAGGCGAG GGCATCGTGAAAATGAAAACACTACACGGCACTCTTCACATAAAA CTTCTCCCTGAATGTGCCCCGCGTTCAGTCATGTACATTCTCGAGTTGTTGACCATGCGACATTGCGCGGGTTGCCAGTTTTATCGAGCCGAAGGACGTGGTCAATCTTGGGATTCAAAAGGAAATCACATAAAATCC GCTTCTTTTGGACCTCCATTTGCATTGGTTCAAGGAACACTTGAAGCTGAAGGTGTTGCGTTTAAAAAAATTCCAATCGAAGAATGTCCAGTCATCCAAAGGGGCTCGGTTGCATGGATTGACTCGGGCCCAGAATTCTTTATCAGTTTAGCGAATCATGAAGAGTGGAAAAACACGTACACGGTTTTTGGATATGTTCTTCCTGAGGACATGGAAATTGCAGAGAAAATTGCTACCCTTCCCACGGTATCGGATGTTTGGAACAACATTAATGTGTCGGTTTTGGAAAAACCGGTGTCGATTTCGGTTAGTAGGGTTAACAAGGTTTCAAAGTAG
- the LOC110926438 gene encoding 40S ribosomal protein S3a-like — MAVGKNKRISKGKKGGKKKAADPFSKKDWYDIKAPSLFSTRNVGKTLVTRTQGTKIASEGLKHRVFEVSLADLQNDEDHAYRKIRLRAEDVQGKNVLTNFWGMDFTTDKLRSLVKKWQSLIEAHVDVKTTDNYTLRMFCIGFTKKRANQVKRTCYAQSSQIRQIRRKMREIMVTQAQSCDLKELVQKFIPESIGREIEKATSSIYPLQNVFIRKVKILKAPKFDIGKLMEVHGDYSEDVGVKMERPAEEAVQETTEVIGA, encoded by the exons ATGGCTGTCGG CAAGAACAAGAGGATTTCCAAAGGAAAGAAGGGTGGGAAGAAGAAAGC AGCTGATCCGTTTTCGAAGAAGGATTGGTATGATATCAAAGCTCCATCACTGTTTAGCACTAGAAATGTTGGCAAAACTCTTGTCACACGTACTCAGGGTACCAAG ATTGCTTCAGAAGGTCTCAAACATCGTGTGTTTGAAGTATCCTTAGCTGACCTTCAAAACGACGAGGATCACGCCTACAGAAAAATCCGTTTGAGAGCGGAGGACGTTCAAGGAAAGAACGTCTTGACCAATTTCTGG GGCATGGACTTCACCACCGACAAATTGAGATCGCTCGTGAAGAAATGGCAGTCTTTGATCGAGGCCCATGTTGACGTGAAAACTACCGACAACTACACTTTGAGAATGTTCTGCATCGGCTTTACCAAGAAGCGTGCCAACCAAGTGAAAAGAACTTGCTATGCACAATCTAGTCAGATTCGACAG ATTCGTCGCAAGATGAGGGAGATAATGGTCACACAGGCACAATCTTGCGACCTAAAAGAGCTGGTACAAAAGTTCATTCCCGAGTCAATTGGAAGAGAAATCGAGAAGGCTACATCTAGCATCTACCCTCTACAAAACGTCTTCATTCGCAAGGTTAAGATCTTGAAGGCACCAAAGTTCGACATTGGCAAATTAATGGAG GTTCATGGCGATTATTCAGAAGATGTCGGTGTAAAGATGGAGAGACCTGCAGAGGAAGCGGTGCAAGAAACAACTGAGGTTATCGGTGCCTGA